The Deinococcus sp. KNUC1210 nucleotide sequence TTTCATCGGCTTTATTCGCACGCTCAACCCCAGCACGCCCCCCGGCATGCCCGCCCACCACGATCTGCTGATGGCGAACGTCTTCGCGCAGACCGAGGCGCTGGCGTTCGGCAAGACGCTGGAAGAGGTGCAGGCCGACGGCGTGAAGACAGAACAGGTGCCGCACCGCGTGTTCGAGGGCAACCGCCCCACCAATACGCTGCTGGCCGACCTGCTCACGCCGCGCATTCTGGGCGCACTGATCGCGCTGTACGAGCACAAGGTGTTCGTGCAGGGGGCGATCTGGAATATCAATTCCTTCGATCAGTGGGGCGTCGAGCTGGGCAAGGTGCTGGCGAGCAAGATCGTGCCGGAACTGGAAGCCGCCGCCGAGCCGGAGCTGAAGCACGACAGCAGCACCAACGCGCTGATTCGCCGGTACAGAGCGGGAAAACAGGGAAAATAAGACTGTAGGCGGGCCAGAAGGTTCAGGGCGAAGGAGCTGAGATTCTCCTTCGCCCTGTTCAGTCCTGACGGCGGCGCTCCTCACGCGGCCCGCTCTCGTCCAGCCCCCGCACACGGGCAACCAGCGGCGACAGACTTTCCAGCAGTTTCGGCCCTGCCGCGCCGCCCAGCGTGGCAAGCAGCCAGACGCTGCCGGGGGTAAAGGGGCGGAATTCGCCGTCCAGCAGCACCAGACATACGCCCGCCAGTGTGCCCAGCACCACATCAGGCACAGCGTCAAGCAGTGGGGAAGACCGCAGGCCCGCACGCCGCCGCAGGGTGCGCTCTCGCCAGACCCGCATGGCCGAAGCGAACACGGCAGCGAGCACGGCGCTCAGCCACAGAGGGACCGAATCAGGCATCGTCAGCGGTGCGAGATTGAAGAGGTGAGTCATGTCCATAACTTAGTACATGTCCTAACTTCTGTCAACGGAAAATCTGTCTATGTGCTTCTGCTCAAGGCAGAACTGGTAAATGAGGGAACGAGTATGAGAGGCGTGGTTGGACCGTTGTCACGCGGCTACGCCCCCTCGTGTGAGCAAGCGTCACAGCTTGATAGTGCGCTTCACCGAGCTTAGGACTTGGCATAGGTCGTGATAGAATGGCGGGTATGACAGGTAGGTCTTCCACCGCTCATGGACGCGCAGGGCAGGCGCTCGACAAGCATGGGGCCGGGCAGCTTATCCGGCAGCGGCGGGAAGCGCTGGGCTACACGCAGGAAGACGTGGTGGCGCACACCAGCATTCCCGTCTCGACCTACGTTTCCGAACTGGAAAACGGCAAGGTCAGCGTGGGCCGCAGCAAGCATTTTCCCAGTCTGGCGCAGTTCCTCCAGCTTTCAGAGGCCGACGTGCGGGCGATCAATCCGGCGGCGGTGATCGAGGTGCGGGCAGGTCCCCAGGCTGCCGAGCAGCTTGAACGCGACCTTTCGCCCAATCTGGCGCGGGCGGCAGAGCTGTATGCCGACCGGCCCCGGTACGCGGGCTTCGGCACGCCGCGTTGGCTGAATTATCTGAACGCCTTCAATTTCTACGACGGGCAGGAACCCGAGCCGGAAGGCTGGGCCGAACTGTTTCTGACGCTGAAACAGTCGAATGTGACGCCGGGAGACCGCGAGTGATCCTCAGCGATCCTGTCCAGCACCTGCTCGCTGACGTAGAAGCCACGCTGTCGCGCCTGGGCCACCCGGACCCGGCACGGCTGGCACGCGACCTGGGCATCCGGCTGATCTACGACGCCAAGGCTGGCTCTCACGGCGGCCCGCCCAGCATCATCACGCTGCCGCTGGGCCTGCCGGTGTCGCTGGAGCGGCAGATGCTGGCGCACGAGATCGGGCACGTCTTCATGCAGCAGTCGGGGCTGGAAAGCGAGCTGCGGGCGCAGTGGGGCACGGTGGGACCGGAAACCTTCCGCATGCATAACGAAACCATCGCCCGCCACCTCGCGGGCCTGATTCTGATTCCCACTCCGCTGCGGCTGCGGGCCGAGCGGCAGTACGGCGTCACGCCCACGGCAGCGCTTCAGCTCGTGCGGGCGACCGGCACCGAACTCAAAGACGTGCTCGACCGCCTCGTGTATGTCGATCCCGACGCGTGCCGGGGCGCATTCGTGACCTGTGGAAAAATCCTCACACAGCTGAAGACCAATAATGTGTGGGTGGAAAAATCTCAGTACGACCGCGTGCACGAAATCGCAGAATTGATGCCAGGGGCGGCGCTGCGCTCCATCGCTCCTCAGCAGGTGCTGGGGCTGGGCAGCTGGTCGGGAGGTGCGTGGTGAAGCGCGTCCTGCTGGCCGCTGGTCTGTGTATGGGGCTGCTGGGTTCGTGTGCCTACACCGGAGCCGGAGCCGACTGGGGATCGGTGCAGCCGACCACCTACACGCTCACGCTCGACAACCGTGCCTGCATCATTCCCGCCCAGCTGCTGATCGACGGTCAGAACGTGGGCAGCACCGACGCCTATCAGCAGCGGGGCTTCTCAGTGTCGCCCGGCACACACACCTTCCAGATTCCGAACGATCTGAATCCCCAGATCTATACCGCCACCGTGACCAGCAATCTGACCTGGCACGTGCGGGCCTGCCTGTAACAGCAGGTTTTCAGCGCTGTATCGCCGCCCCGCCCCGACGCAGGCCAACGAAGAGACGCCGACCTGGAGTGCAGACATCTGCATCCTCAGATCGGCGTCTCCTCCTCTGCAGCGTGCAGGAATGAGGCTGGCAGGCACCAACGAAAAAAGCCCCGTCGAAACGGGACTTTTCATCTTCTTTGCTGGTCGAGGCGGCGAGATTTGAACTCACGACCCCTACCACCCCAAGGTAGTACGCTACCAGGCTGCGCTACGCCTCGATAACCAGCGGTGGGCAGTATAGATGCAGCGGGCCTCTCCGGTCAAGCATGGCTCAAGGCGGGCAGACGAAAGCGGGCGCTATCCTTCGCATTATGACGCGTTCATCCGAGCTGAGCTTCGAGCAGAAACTTCGTAACTATGCCGACCTGACGGTTCAGATCGGTGCGGGCGTGCAGCCCGGTCAGCGTGTGCTGGTGCAGGCTCCTGTCGAGACGGCTCCGCTGGCCCGCCT carries:
- a CDS encoding RodZ family helix-turn-helix domain-containing protein — protein: MTGRSSTAHGRAGQALDKHGAGQLIRQRREALGYTQEDVVAHTSIPVSTYVSELENGKVSVGRSKHFPSLAQFLQLSEADVRAINPAAVIEVRAGPQAAEQLERDLSPNLARAAELYADRPRYAGFGTPRWLNYLNAFNFYDGQEPEPEGWAELFLTLKQSNVTPGDRE